One window of the Vicinamibacterales bacterium genome contains the following:
- a CDS encoding YdeI/OmpD-associated family protein, with amino-acid sequence MSPRFFRTPATLRRWLSAHHASETELWMGLHRKGTGRTSVTYAEALDEALCFGWIDGVRKRVDAVSYTIRFTPRKARSTWSSVNIARANELISLGRMAPAGLAAFGRRTPERSGRYSYEARKDVALAPADRRRLRANVSAWSFFSSRPPSYQRTATWWVTSAKKEETRRHRLEALIECSARGLPAPPFIRPRQAGFRARCDSL; translated from the coding sequence GTGTCTCCGAGATTCTTCCGCACGCCGGCCACGCTTCGCCGGTGGCTCTCTGCGCACCACGCCTCCGAGACGGAACTGTGGATGGGTCTCCACAGGAAGGGGACCGGGCGCACGTCAGTGACCTACGCCGAGGCGCTGGACGAGGCCCTCTGCTTCGGATGGATCGACGGTGTGCGAAAGCGGGTGGACGCGGTCAGCTACACCATCCGGTTCACCCCGAGGAAGGCCCGCAGCACCTGGAGTTCCGTCAACATCGCTCGTGCGAACGAGTTGATCTCGCTCGGGCGCATGGCGCCGGCCGGGCTCGCGGCGTTCGGACGCCGCACGCCCGAGCGCTCGGGGCGCTATTCCTACGAGGCGCGGAAGGATGTCGCCCTCGCGCCCGCCGACCGGCGTAGGTTGAGGGCAAACGTGTCGGCCTGGTCCTTCTTCTCCAGTCGGCCGCCGTCCTACCAGCGGACGGCAACCTGGTGGGTGACCAGCGCCAAGAAGGAAGAGACACGCCGTCACCGGCTCGAGGCGCTCATCGAATGCTCGGCCCGCGGCCTGCCCGCGCCTCCGTTCATCCGGCCGCGCCAGGCCGGGTTTCGTGCGCGCTGCGATTCCCTGTAA